Sequence from the Saccharopolyspora pogona genome:
CGCCGCCCGGTGAGGTCTTCCGACACGCGAAGCAGCCTAACGTTTCGAGATCACGCCCGTCTTTCGGTTCGGCAACACAGTCTCGGGTTCGCCCACACCGTGACTAGTTCGATCCCGGACCAGCCGAACGCGCCGCGGCCCGGCCCCCCACCCAGAGGAACCGGGCCGTGCGCATGACGTTCTTTCGCGAAGCGGCGGCAGCCGATCGCGGTGCGGGCTCGGCTCGCACGCCGCGCGGGCCGAGCCCCACTTCCTAGACCTTGCGGACTCCGTCTGCTTGGGTGCGGCCGTCACGTCCCGCTTTCACTTCGAATTCCACCCGATCCCCTTCGGAAAGGGTTCGGAAACCAGACATGTTGATCGCGGAGTAATGGACGAACACATCAGATCCACCGTCCGTTGCGATGAATCCGTAGCCCTTCTCCGAGTTGAACCATTTGACCGTGCCGACCGCCACGGCGTCCTCCTCATAAAATGTGATGCACGACGCGGAAAGCGTCGCTGGAGCAACGGCCACGCTACCCGAGAAATGGGGCCTCGTCGCGGGTTCGACAATGCGACTTTTCCGTTAAACACTGGGCCAAACGGGTGTCACGGCGGCCACGTTCAGTTATCGGAGTCGAAGCGACCTCGCGAATTCGTCCGAATGAACGAGCCCATTTGCGCTCTCGGCGAAATTCAGGAACGAGCGCCTAGTCCATTCGCCTGCAACCAGGTGACGAGTCCTCGGGGATTGCGAGTTTGGGTCAACACCCGGCCGGGACCCGCGAAATCGAACACCAGACCTTCACCGCTCTTGAGCGACTGCACCACGCCCTGGTTCATCTGCCGCAACCGGCTCTGCACCGTATCGGCGTAGGCCACCACGTGACCGGTGTCGATCGTGACGTACTCGCCTGGCTGCAATGTCACCACGTCCAGCGCGCCGTAGCAGGACACCACCACCGGGCCCTGGCCGACGACGTGCGTCATGAAGCCGCCCTCGCCACCGAAGAGGTTCTGGAAGCCGCCCCACTGCGTTTCCAGCTGCACGGTGCTCGCGGAGGCGAGCCAGCAGCCCTTGGTCACGCACCAGCCGACCCGGCCGTCGAGCTCCAGAAGGTTCAGGTCGCCGGGCAGGTTCGGCGCCACGTCCACCCAGCCGCCCTGCTGCGGGGCCGTGTAGGTCGACACGAAGAACGACTCGCCGCCGAGCGCCGCGCGGGCCAGCGACTTGAGGAAGCCGCCCTGGGCGCGCGCCTCGACGGTCATGCCGTAGCTGGTGGCGAGCATCGCGCCGGATTCGACCCGCACCGGCTCGCCCGGGGCGAGCATCAGCCGAGCCACCCCGAACGACGGCGTGTGACGGGTGCGAACCTGCACCGGAACCTCCTATCTCTGGCATCGCACGGACCGGAAGCGCGCCGGCTCGGGCTGGCCGCACCCACCATCGGGCAAGCGATGCCAGCCGCTTTCCACCACGCGAGCGAGGTGACCACCCGCGGGCACCCAGACGTCTTCTCGCGAGGTCAGCCCCGACGTGGCGCACCGGAGATGAGTCGGGGATCCCGGAGCCGAGAAGGCGTCTGAAGTTCCGCTGCGGGACCACCTACGCAGAACGACCCACGCTCTCCCCGAGAGTCTGCCACGCACGATCATTGCGACGATTCGCACGCCGGTAGGGACAGTAGGGGTGTCGATGACCGATGATCTGGGCGTGTCGCACGGAACCGGAACCCCCGCCCTGACCTCGGTCGCCGACCACCAGTCGAAGATCGCCGCCCTGCTCGCCCCGACCCCGGTGGCAGCGAAACCGCTGGCGGACTGCCTGGGCCTGGCCCTGGCCGCGGACCTGGCCGCGCCGATCTCGCTGCCGCCGTTCGACAACTCCGCTATGGACGGCTACGCCGTCCGCTCCGTCGACCTGGCCGGTGCGACCCCGGAGCAGCCGGTGCGGCTGCCGGTCCACGAGGACATCCCGGCGGGCCGGGTCGACGCGCCGCCGCTGCAGCCCGGCACCGCGCACCGGATCATGACCGGCGCCCAGATGCCGCCGGGCGCGGACGCGGTGATCCCGGTAGAACGCACCGATGGCGGAATCGAGCAGATGCAGGCGTTCGTCTCGGTGCAGCCGGGGGCGCACGTGCGGCGCGCGGGCGAGGACGTCTCGGCCGGCGCAACGGTGCTCACGGCAGGCACGACGCTGGCGCCCGCGCAGCTGGGCGTCGCGGCCGCCGTCGGGGTTTCGGAGCTGCCCGTGCACCGGCCGGTCCGGGTGCTGGTGCTGTCCACCGGTTCGGAGCTGGTCGCCCCGGGGACCGAGCTGCAGCCGGGGCAGATCTACGAGTCCAACGGCTTGATGCTCGCCTCCGCGGTGCGCGAAGCGGGCGGCGAGGCGACGCTGCTGCGGTTCGTGCCGGACGACGTCGACGCCTTCCACGCCGCGCTCGCCCCGCACCTGGCCACCACTGATCTGCTGATCACCTCCGGCGGCGTCAGCGCCGGGGCCTACGAGGTCGTCAAGGACGCGCTCACCGGCACCGGTGTCGAGTTCACCAAGGTCGCGATGCAGCCCGGGATGCCGCAGGGCTGCGGCCGCTACCGCGACGGCGAGGCCGTGGTGACGCTGCCGGGCAACCCGGTCAGCGCGATGGTTTCGTTCGAGGTCTTCGTGCGGCCCGCGCTGCGCGCCGCGGCCGGGCACCACGCCACCCGCCGCCCGGTGCGGCAGGCGACGCTCGTCGAGCCGCTGTCCGCGCCGGCCGGCAAGCGGCAGTACCTCAGGGGCCGGTTCGACCCGGCCACCGGCACCGTCACGCTGCAGGGCGCGCCCGGCTCGCACCTGCTGGCGGGCCTGGCCAAGGCGAACTGCCTGCTGGAGATCCCCGAGGACGTGACCGAACTCGCCGCGGAGTCCGCAGTAGACGTGATGCTGCTGGATTGAGCGGGAACGCGGCCGAGCCCGAAGATCACCTTGTTGACGAATCGCCGTGCTTCCCCGAGACTGCACCACCATCCCCACCCACCCCTCCGGAGTTCTGCACCGTGCGTGGCCCCTGGCGCGCCGCCCTGGCGCTGGCGTTGCACATTGGCTTCTTCCTCGCGCCGATCGCGCTGGTCCTTGGGCTGCTCGCGATCGCGGCGCTCACCTTCCGATACGACCAGGGCGGCGGGGCGAAGGCCGCGCTCGCGGCGGTCGCGGTCGGCGCGATCTGCGCGATCGGCCTGCGCGCCGTGCTGCGCAACCGGGTGCGGCCGCGCGGCGTCCAGCTGGCCCGGACCGAGCAGCCGCAGCTGTGGCGGATGGCGGAGTCGATCGCCGCCGACGCCGACGCTCCGGTGCCCGACGAAATCCGCATCACCTCCGAGCCGAACGCGACCATCCTCGAGGACACCGCGCTGCTCGGCCTGCGCACCCGCACCCGGTACCTGGAGCTCGGGCTGCCGCTGCTTGCCGCGCTCAACGCCAGCGAGCTGCGGGCCGTGGTGGCGCACGAGCTCGGCCGGTTGACCGGCCGCAACCGGCTGACCGTGACGGCCTACCGCGCGTCGGCGAGCGTCGAACGCACCGTCGCGCGCCTCACCGGCGGCCCCGTCAAGTGGCTGTTCACCGGCTACGCCCGGCTGTTCACCGCGATCGCCGCCACCACCGGCCACGAGCTGGAGCTGGCCGCCGGCGCCATCGCCGTCCGGGAAGCCGGTACCCGCACAGCCGTCACCGCGCTGCGCAAGGCGATCGCCATCGAGATCGGCTGGCAGGAGTACGCCGACGACTACCTCAGCATGGCCAAGTCGGTCGGCCACGCGCCGGACGTGCTGCTGGGCTTCCGGTCTTTCATGGAGCACCCGGTGCGCAAGCCGCAGCTCGCCGAGCGCGTCAAGCAGACCATCGCCGAGGAGGCCGACGGCAGCCGCACGCGCCCGCCCGCGCGCAAGCGCATCGAGGCGATGAAGCGGATCAAGGTGGGCAACAAGGAGCTCGACGACCGGCCCGCGTTCGCCATGCTGCGCAACCCGCGCAAGAGCGTGCCCGAGCTCGAAGACCGCCTGATGATCGAAGGCCTCAAGCGGCGGCTCGCGTGGCCGGAGCTGGCTCGGCTGGCCGGCGCCGCGCACGTCGCCGAGCGGGCCGCGCTGCTGAGCTCCGCCGCGGCGCAGAGCGGCCTGCCGGTGGAGCCGACGATCGTCGGCATCCTGCCCGCCATACACCGCGGCCAGGGCCACGACCTGGTCAACCCGGTGCTCAACCCGGGCCTGTGCCCGGAACGCATCGACGAGGCGGCGGTCGACACGCTGACCGAACTGCTCGGCTGCGCCGTTGTGGACGCGCTGATCTGCGCCCGGCGGGCGCACCACGAACTGGACTGGGGCGGCCCGTCGACGGTGCGGCTGGCCAACGGACAGCCGCTGGACCCCGATCGGCTGGTCCGCCCGGCGGTCTCCGACCCCCGGCTGATCCCGGGGCTGCACCGTGCGCTGGTCGACCTCAAGGTGCCGCTGACCCACGCGCGCCGACCCGCCGCCGAGCCCGAGCCGGCGCTGGCCGGGATCGTCAGCCCGGTGCAGTGCGCCGACGGCAACTACGACCTGCTGGTGACCGACCGGGGCCTGGTGCTGCTGCCCAGTTCGGCCAGCACCACGAAGCGCCTGCTGGCGGGCACCCTCGCCCGGTTCCGCAAGGCCGAGCAGGCGCAGCTCGCCGAGCTGGCCGCGACGCCGGTCGGCGAGCTCCGGGAGCAGCCCGGCGCGCAGTGGGTGGACAGCCGGGACGTGGCCAGCGCCCGGCTGGACCAGGACCGCGGCGGCTGGTCCCTGTCGTTGGAGCTGTACCTCGACGAGTACGCGGTGTCCGAGCTGGACGACGTCGGCGTGCGCGGCGGCGAGGACGGCATGTCCGAGCTTGCGCTGCGTAGCACCGCCGACGGCGTGGAGCACGGCGACCCGTACCGGGGCCTCGGTGAGTTGATGGGGGCGCGGATGAACCTCGACGAACCGGCCTACGCGGACGAGTGAAAATTGTCCGAACCTCGATAACTCCCCGTCATGTAACGGCCCGCTCAGGTCCTCCAAAAGCGGCTACGGACTTTTTGTGAACTCAATTACACTGGAAACTGCGTCACGAACCGTCGATCAAATACATCTCCAAGACGTCCGCATGAACCCACTGCTGCTTGCCGGTGGGGCGGACACGCCGAGGACCGTGCGCCGTCGGGGGGTGCACGGACCCGCACCGGGGAGGCCGTTCGACGTCTACGGGGAGACGTCGGACGGCCTTCTCGCCGGTTGCGCGACGTTCGCGGTCCGCCAACGCCCTACTCACCCGAGCGGGTGACATGGGAGTGGTCTTGACGGTAGCATCCCCGGACCGAATAAACGCAGGTCAGCAAGACAGTTCTTGATCAACTACGCCCCCTGGCGTCGGTTGACCCGAGGCGTCCGCGATGCTGTACCGACGACGGCACCGGTCGACACCCCGTTCGCTCGGGGACACCCGACCGAACCGCCGCACCATGACCGCCGA
This genomic interval carries:
- a CDS encoding M48 family metallopeptidase — translated: MRGPWRAALALALHIGFFLAPIALVLGLLAIAALTFRYDQGGGAKAALAAVAVGAICAIGLRAVLRNRVRPRGVQLARTEQPQLWRMAESIAADADAPVPDEIRITSEPNATILEDTALLGLRTRTRYLELGLPLLAALNASELRAVVAHELGRLTGRNRLTVTAYRASASVERTVARLTGGPVKWLFTGYARLFTAIAATTGHELELAAGAIAVREAGTRTAVTALRKAIAIEIGWQEYADDYLSMAKSVGHAPDVLLGFRSFMEHPVRKPQLAERVKQTIAEEADGSRTRPPARKRIEAMKRIKVGNKELDDRPAFAMLRNPRKSVPELEDRLMIEGLKRRLAWPELARLAGAAHVAERAALLSSAAAQSGLPVEPTIVGILPAIHRGQGHDLVNPVLNPGLCPERIDEAAVDTLTELLGCAVVDALICARRAHHELDWGGPSTVRLANGQPLDPDRLVRPAVSDPRLIPGLHRALVDLKVPLTHARRPAAEPEPALAGIVSPVQCADGNYDLLVTDRGLVLLPSSASTTKRLLAGTLARFRKAEQAQLAELAATPVGELREQPGAQWVDSRDVASARLDQDRGGWSLSLELYLDEYAVSELDDVGVRGGEDGMSELALRSTADGVEHGDPYRGLGELMGARMNLDEPAYADE
- a CDS encoding cold-shock protein, translating into MAVGTVKWFNSEKGYGFIATDGGSDVFVHYSAINMSGFRTLSEGDRVEFEVKAGRDGRTQADGVRKV
- the moeA gene encoding molybdopterin molybdotransferase MoeA, with translation MTDDLGVSHGTGTPALTSVADHQSKIAALLAPTPVAAKPLADCLGLALAADLAAPISLPPFDNSAMDGYAVRSVDLAGATPEQPVRLPVHEDIPAGRVDAPPLQPGTAHRIMTGAQMPPGADAVIPVERTDGGIEQMQAFVSVQPGAHVRRAGEDVSAGATVLTAGTTLAPAQLGVAAAVGVSELPVHRPVRVLVLSTGSELVAPGTELQPGQIYESNGLMLASAVREAGGEATLLRFVPDDVDAFHAALAPHLATTDLLITSGGVSAGAYEVVKDALTGTGVEFTKVAMQPGMPQGCGRYRDGEAVVTLPGNPVSAMVSFEVFVRPALRAAAGHHATRRPVRQATLVEPLSAPAGKRQYLRGRFDPATGTVTLQGAPGSHLLAGLAKANCLLEIPEDVTELAAESAVDVMLLD
- a CDS encoding TIGR00266 family protein gives rise to the protein MQVRTRHTPSFGVARLMLAPGEPVRVESGAMLATSYGMTVEARAQGGFLKSLARAALGGESFFVSTYTAPQQGGWVDVAPNLPGDLNLLELDGRVGWCVTKGCWLASASTVQLETQWGGFQNLFGGEGGFMTHVVGQGPVVVSCYGALDVVTLQPGEYVTIDTGHVVAYADTVQSRLRQMNQGVVQSLKSGEGLVFDFAGPGRVLTQTRNPRGLVTWLQANGLGARS